The segment GAAGTTGACCCACAAGAGCACATAGACCCACAGTTCACAGGCAGGCACCCAGGCCAATGCACAGTGCACACCCACAGGAGACACTCAGAATGTGCACACTACGTACTCACACGCAGTGTGTACAGGCACAAGGCACCCAGAGCCAACACACAAACTACACTGTGgttctgtacacacacacaacatacgtgtgcaacacacacacaaagtgcacGGCAGCGCTCATACACAGCCCACACTCTGACTCCACTCTTACATGATGCTTCAAGACTGCACTTTTACTCTCCTAGATAATTGTTGTCATCAGATCATCTCGTAAAAGGAGGGTTACAGATGGTGACAAACTGgcagggaaaaaaacaaccatCCACGGATATTTAAAGAAAAGACGTGCTAACACTTCTAACTTGAGGAAAGCAAACCATTTTATTTGGGAggtttacaagaaaaaaaaaccaccagCAATGTTTAACTGAAAGGCAATAGTGTGGCATCTATGCATCTGCCATCTGCCTTCCATATTGTCATTCCTTAATCAGGCCTTGTGGTGTTGCAGTCTGCTGCACAGAAGAGTGCCTAGTGTTTTTtaccatagtttttaaaaaagtgcctcatccttctccctcctccccaacagAGTACATGAATTTGACCTGAGAAGGCTTGGAATGGTGGCAAATCCGTAATCTGCTTCTTGATTCTCACCTTGGTTCTCAGACATCTTTCTGCAAGTGGTTCTCACATGGAATGCTCTTGTGGCTGAAAAAGGGTGGATGATGAATGGATCAGGCTGAGAAATGTTGGATTGCTTTCTTTGGCATTCTCCACCCCCAAATTGGATGTTCTCAAACAGGAGACAGTATGGTGTCATAGTTAGAATGAAAGACTCTGGATTTAGACtcaatttcctcacttgtaaaattgaAATAAGAACAGTACCTATTTCAAAGGATgctcatgagaattaaatgaaatgatacttgtaaagtgcttaggacaGGGTCTGGCACCTAATGGGCACTCAGTGTACtaactgctattattattgttgttgttaccaAAATCCTATAGTTAGAAATGAGAATTGTAAGGCTGGAGGAAGCCTGTTCTGTTTCCCAGATGGTAGAGTAGGCAGATGGGTTCTAGGTTTGTCAGAGGTTCCCTGAGCAAGAAGCTGTCACATCCAGCCTTACTAGGGTCTGCAGCAACAAGGCCTTGAGATATCCACTTGGAATAAGTCTCGGGAGTTGTTCGTGTTCACTCTGATGACAATGTGGCATCACAGCACTTacctcctgcccctctccccccaagCCTGGATGAAGGGAAGCGTGGCAGCAGGCTTGGTCTTGCTCCCTGGGAAATCCCACCATGACATGGCCATGTGAGTGTAACCAAAGCTACTGAATAAGGACTTCTTGGCAACAGGTTCCTTAGAAATAGTCCCAGGGCTGCTGCACTGCCATGCTGGAAATAGCAGCTCATACAGCACTTTGTGCCAGCgactgttctaggtgctttacATCTATGTACTCATTTACCCTCATGGCACTTATGAAGCCATtatgcaaatgaagaaactgagacatagaGAGGCcaagagtcacacagctagtaagtagcagagctgggattcaaactcaggcagtctggctccttTCTGGAGAGCAGTTTGGCAATATGAATCAAAACGAGGATATGTTTCCTCCCAACATTAGTTGCTAGTCTTCTGCCACATCCTCTCTAGAAGAGTAAGAGGAAACAGTTTTCAAGCCAGACAGACCTGGACTCAAATCTGGGCTCAATTCTTTATCAGCTGTATGATCTTCATCAAATTACTTGAAACTTCTGACCCTTAATTtctcttcatgtgtaaaatgggaacaatcatCCCTATGTCAGagagttgctgtgagaattaaatgcagCCACATATGAAAGAGCCTGGTCCCTACTTTTACAGTGGTCTCAGTTTCTCTGGGCTTGGCCTAAATGGACATTTCCTTTCCATGCCTCTTTCATGACCCAAATCATTTATGAGGCTCATAACTCTTCCTGACTACATGTTAGGTATCCTATGTATGAGACTTCAAGTTTCTCTATTCTataattctgttttctttcctctgtgtttaTACCTTTGACTCTGTTTTATTCTCTCattctattattttctcttttttctgctcTTCTTTTCCTACAGGAgtaatctttttgtgtgtgtgtgtgaggaagactggccctgagctaacatctgtgcccatcttcctctattttgtacgtgggatgccaccgcagtatggcttgatgagtggtgtctcggtctgcacccaggatttgaacctgcaaaccccggggcgccaaagcagagcacgcgaacttaactactacaccaccagggcaGCCCAGGAGTAATCtttttttgggtcttttttttctttaaattgatggTGAATTGAGAGGGAATGGACAATGGTTTATGTGTTAAATTTATGAGGACAATGTAGTCATGAAGATAACAAGAAACATTAATGTCCAGTGTTGACAAAGATGGGGAATATGGGCACTCTTATATGTTGCTGGTGGCTTATAAGTTGATAGAACCTTTTTGGCAATATGAATCAAAAGGTACAAGTGTACACGCTCTTTGACGCAGAAAGTCTAATTCTAGGAAACTGTTCCAGGAAGTAATCATTATTCACAGGACGTTTGTATCATttagcttttgctgcataacaaacctccCCAAACCTCATGAATtaaaatagcaaacatttattatttctcatgttcAATGGGTTGATTGGGTGGTTCTTCAGGTCTGGGTCAGCTCAGTAGGAGCTGAATGGTCTAGCTGAACGGCCTCATTTACATGTTTGGGCCTCAGCTGGGAGGACTGGGCCCTGTCTCTATGTGGTCTCTCCTCCAGTAGGCTAGCCCAGGCTTCTTCATATGGTGGTCTCAGGATTCCCAGCAACAAAAAACAGggcaagccccagtacataaacGCTTTTCAAGCCTGTGCTTGCATCACATCTACTAATGTCCCTACTGGGCAAAGCAAGTCAGATGGTCAAGCCCAGATTCAGAGATGGAGAAACAGACTCTAATTCTAGATTGGAGGAGCTACAAAAAATTGGGGCCATTTTTTTCCTACAACAtttgttcatcacagcactgtctctaacaacaacaacaacaacaaagagtaGGGGGAATTCAATGTTCAATTGTAGAGGACTTGTTGAATAAATCGAACATCCATACAGTGggatacaatgaaatatttacaaatgatgGAAAAGAAGAGTTAATGCTCTGGGGAGATGTTCTCCATACAGAGTTAagtgggggagaaaaagggtTACAAAATCTCATTTCTGTGAAGCACAAAATTATAAaagcatgagaaaaaaaaagagattggaAGGACATGCAAAAAATGTTAATATGACTATATCTAATGATGAGATTACTTTTAACTTCTTCTTTATGCTTTCCtgtataataatagctaacaattCTATTGTCCAGCACTTACCTAAGCCCTTTaagtatattaacttatttaatccttgcaaTGACCCAATAAGATAGATTCTACTAGTATCATtgcctctattttacagatgaggaacctaagACAGGGAAACTTAATAACATACTCTAAGTCACATATCAGGTAGGAGGCAGATCCTTGATTTGAATCTAAACTCCATGCTCTTAACTACTATTCTCCTTTCTAAGCCAACTGATTTGTCGGGGGCCTGAGTGTGATGTTTGGTAAGTGGACCGTATCATtgattttaaacctttttttttaatcattaaaaactttttattgcaAATGTAATATACTCCAGAAGTATATAGAACAAAAGATGAAATTCATTCTGCCAGAATCCCAGTACCATCCTCAGAGATAACCATTATTAGCAGTTTGGTATGTATCCTTCCAGATCTTTCTTTTATATGCATTTACACACCTAAACAcatagtatgtgtgtgtgcatatgtaagtgtgtatgcatatgtgtgtatgtatactttTTTCACATATATGAACTCATACTCTACACTTGTTATTTGGTGACATTTTGGCAGGCCTCGGAGAACTTACCACACAGATCTGCCTTATCGTTTTTTGTGAGTTATCAGCCCTGCTAAATAGAATGAGTCCCAGAAATACCCACATGATGTGAGCTTCCTTTGAGTGGATAGGGTGAGAGCCAAGGGCCCCCAGAGAAAGTttaaggaaggagaaagatggtTATGAGAGATGTAGCAAGATGAcccaaaaacatttgtaacaagttgtatttgtttcctaggactgctgtaacagattactacaaactgggtggcttaagggccggccccgtggcttggcggttgggcgcgtgcgctccgctgctggcgtcccgggttcgctcccgggcgcgcaccgacgcaccgcttctccggccatgctgaggccgcgtcccacatacagcaactagagggatgtgccgctatgacatacaactatctactggggctttggggggaaaaaattataaaaaaaaaacaaaaactgggtggcttaaaacaacagaaacttattctctcatagttctggaggtgagaagccccaaatcaaggtgttggcagggccatactccctccaaaggctctagggaagaatcttgcCTTGCCTCTTCCAATTTCTTATGGCtcccagcaatccttggtgttccttggcttgtagccgcATCACTCCTATCTCTGCTccctcacatggccttctcccctgtgtgtatgtgtctttGTGCTTCTGTCCTCTTCTTGTAAAGACACCAGtggttggatttagggcccaacctgctccagtatgacctcatcttaatttaactaattacatctgcaaagaccctatttccaaataaggtcccattctgaggttccaggtggacatgaattttaggggggaCCCTATTCAAACCActacacaggggccagcccggtggtgcaagctcCGCTGCGGcaccccgggttcgccggtttggatcccgggcgcacacccacgcactgcttgtcaagccatgctgtggtggtgtcccatataaagtggaggaagatgggcatggatgttagtccagggccagtcttcctcagcaaaaaaaagaggaggaatggcagatgttagcacagggctgatctcctcacaaaaggaaaaaaaaaaaaaaaaaaaaaccactacacAGCCCCAGTTTCCACTTGAGTAAAAGTACCATTAATACTCAATTGTCAAAAAGCATATCATTCTGTTTAGAACATATGCATCAAGTCCACTAGGTTTTGAGGGACTTTGAATTGAGAAATTTCAATGCACTGTCACAAAACTCCaaactttatttccttttagcTGTGAAAATGAATTTTTGTCTTGTGGGCAGGGATGCAGAACATCAGAATTTTAAGTAGAGGATCACAATTTAAAGAACTCCCTCCAAACTTTTACAACATAGCTGAAACTTATATATTGCTATATCATTACAATTTTGCACTTAGGTCTTTTGCTTTAATCATGATACAGCATGCACAGCAGGGACAGGAATAAGATTATTTATGAAGGAGCTAACCAAATGAATTCCAAGTTAAATTGTTATTCCTCGAATCTCCCTCATTTGGGGAGGCGAAAAGAGAATTGTTTCAATCCCCCACCCAGTGTTCTCATCTCATCCTTGGCAAGAACCCTCATAGCCCCTTTAGTGCTTTTAGTAGGGGGCAGCTCATTACTTCCTGAGACAACCCACCTCAGGACAACAATTTCATCTACCAAACTGCCCTTAATGTAGGTTCTATCGTCTCTATGCTTCAGACCAGaacatggaggctcagagaggtatgCATATTATACAAATgcatgaggaaaagaaaggaaggatatATATTGAAAGTTTTGTGtgatttttccatattttcctaAAACATTACAAGTACaaatgaattaaattttaaaactctaatCATGGGGCCTttagttcaaggtcacacagaaagtggcagaaccaggattgaaACCCATTGCTGGACAACCTCCAGTGGGGGTGGAATTTTCTGGACTCTCTCCTAGTGACCCTGAGCTCCAGCCTCTCTTGTTCTTGCAGGTCTCCTGGCTCCTCTCACTCCACTGGGGCCTCCACCTCCAACCTTGGCCCTCATCCCAGAGACAGCAGAGGAGGGCTTGATAGGGATGGGACCCCAGGTCCGGGGCCTTGTGGCTTGCACAGAAGTATCCTCTTGGCACTACCCCCTCCCCCTCAATCCTGGTCCCTGAGGGCAGCCACCGTTGCATTTGCCTCTGTGTCCCTGGGACTAACACTTGGTGGGGAGCTGTTGGAGGAAGGAGACCCAGCACCAGGCGGCCTCACTAGCTGGGTGATTTAGAGGGAAGGAGGTAACGCGCTTCAGGGACAGTGGAGACTTCTCCACCTCGGGTATGGACTGAATGTACGGGATGATTATTACCCTTATTAGCACTGTCGTCACTGTCGCCGAATGTGAGACACCCTCCTCCCCCAAGGCCAGTGATTGCGCTGGAGCCCCTGCGAGCTAGAGAGCGGGTGACGCCACTGCTGACGGCCAGCCggggaggcggggagggagggagggaagaagagggcGTGTTCCCGTCGGTGCGGCGAGAACTGTCACCTGATCCCCCGCAACGAGAGCGCGGGGCGCCCTCTGTCCCTCCCCCTGTACTTCGCGACACACTCCGGCGCGCGCCGCGTCCTCAGGCGCTCCGGGCTTCCCCGCGTTACCTGCAGCCAGGGCGCCCCCCGCGACGCCGCCATTCATGCCTCTCACACTGCCGGCGAGCGCGGGCCTCCCGAGCCGGGAGAACCGCAGGGCGCGGCGGGCGCTTTGAGCCCGAGTTTCGGCGCCAGCAgcagggctggggatgggggcCTGTCCTGATGCGGGCGCGTCGGCCCAGTTCCCCCCTTCCGAGGAGAGACCGAGATACAGAGACTCAGGAGATGGAGACACAGTGGCACATAGGTACAGGGGCCAAGcatggagacagacacagaagggCACAGACACTTAAAAGACAGGCAGAGACCGTGACACAAAGAGATATGgggcacagagacagagatacagacaaacacaaagagagagactgaCATATAGAtaggcagagacagagacacagaaggaCAGTCAGAGAAAAACAGACTCCAGATGAACAGTTTAAGACCCGAAGAGCAACCTGATATAAGAGCGCGCCAACGACGGGgacaccacccactgccctgagCTATTCCCGCGTCCTAAGGGTTCGCGCAGTCCAGCAAACCTCACTTGGTACCCGACCCTTCCCGCGCCGCATTTCCGGTGTCCCCTCCTTCGAATGCCGGCCCAGACCCACCCCCCAGTTCCCAGTCCCCCTTGCTCGCCTCTCAGAGCCTAGGTGCAAGACTCTCCTCCTGCCCCTCGGGAGCCGAGctcgctcccctccccccactccgtCCCGCCTCTCCCCGCCAGATCCTGCACCCGTTGGCCGGTACCATTCGCCCAGCCGCCACTCCCGACACTGTGCAGGACCCTCCCGCTGCCGCTCCCTTCCCTCTCGAGAGCTGGGCGCGCTCCTGTCCgccacccccccgccccgcctCTCTCCCCTGGCCGGTGCCCGCCCTGCCTTCGccgcgccccgcccgccgcgcTCTGCGGCAGTCGGGCGCTCATCGTCATTCCGCTCTAGCCGccgccgccccccccgccccccgcgcaCCGCCCCCGCCCggtccccgccgccgccgccgccgccgccaccgccgccgccgcctgcccAGCGGCCCGGGAGGCGGAGGCGCGGGGGAGGAGGCCCCGCTTGGCTCCGCAGCCCCGGATGCTGCATGACTTCATCCTTCCGCCGGCTCCCCTGCTGAGCTAGGGCCGGTCCGGCAGCCAGCCCGCCGTCCGCGCCCCGCCGCAGTCCCGCGCCCACCCCGCGCCCGCCATGTCCGAGATCCTGCCCTACAGTGAGGACAAGATGGGCCGCTTCGGCACCGACCCCGAGGGCTCCGATCTCTCCTTTAGCTGCCGCCTGCAGGACACCAACTCGTTCTTCGCGGGCAACCAAGCCAAGCGACCCCCCAAGCTGGGCCAGATCGGCCGAGCCAAGAGAGGTACGCGGCCGGGCCCCGGAGTCGCCGCCTGACCCAGAAACCCTCCACCGGGCGCCCCCCGGCTGCCGTTCCCCGCCAAGCGCCCGCAGCTTTTGCCGCAGACCAGCGGAGCCAGCCGCTCGCCGGCCGGGGTTTGAGGGGGGGTCCCCGCTGCAGTATTGtgttcccctcttcccctctcccggGAACGCAGTGCCCCGGATTCGATGCTCGCCACCTTTGGAAGTAGAGCCCTGGCACCCGGGCGAGGGGGAGGGGCCGGCCGGGGCATTTGGGGCTGCTTGGAAGTGGGAATGCGGGGCGACGGGCTGCTTCTTTAGGATCAAACGCTGAGTCGGTGGATGCTACGGAAGAACCTTCGGGTGGGGAGGCACGTCCGATTGGAGAGAGGGCAGAGGGGCCTCGTTGTCCTGGTTGTTTGCGTGGGGAGGGGGTTTTGTTGGTGCTAGGATCGGAAGAGGGGTTCAAGCAGCAAGAGGGTTGAGAAAGGGTTGGACTAGCTGGAGATTCCATTTAGGGGGATCCCATGAGCAAAAGGTTTCTGATCAGCTCGGATGGAGGCGAGCTCAGGCGGCGGGAGGGTTTGGATAGGGAGGTTGAGCGGCTGGAGCCTTTGGAAGAGGGGGCGTTCCTCCACGGGATGGGGAAGGGATCTGTGGGAGCTGGGCTCGGCAGTGGGTTGAGTCCGCATAAGTTTGGATGGGGAGGGCACTGTGGCACTGGGGTCCGAGGGGCGTCGCTGGGCCACAGGCAGTAGCTGAGCGGGGCGCGAGGACGCGGGGCCCATTCTCGCCGCCGCCCCCCGAGGCCGCGCGGCTGACGCGCTTTCTCCCTGCGCAGTGGTGATCGAGGATGACCGGATAGACGACGTGCTGAAGGGGATGGGGGAGAAGCCGCCGTCCGGAGTGTAGACGCGCCGGCTCGGGCGGCGGGCTCCGGGCCCAGCCCCGCAGCGGCCAGGAGCGCGGGCCGGCGATGCGGCTGTCGgcgccccccgccccggcccAGGCGCCCGCGGGCGGGGGCTGCAGGGCCGCGCCGCCTCCAGGTCGGAgtcgctgccgccgccgccaggCACTCCGGAGCTGTCCGCTTCAGCACCACGGCGGCGGCGGTAGCGGCGGCGTGGACCGGCCCGGAGCCCGCCGCTGCGCTCAGGCACTTTAGAACTTCGGGCCGCAGCCCCACCCCGCACACCGGAACGGACAGAGACCCGGGCCCTCAGCCCCCGGCCCGCCCCCTCCTGCACGGctcccctgccccgcccctctCCCGCCGGTCTGGTCTGTAGACCCGGCTACCTGCCGGGTGTCGGACCGTGCGCGCGGCCAGGGATGTTTGGCTGCGTATTTGCATGTGCTTCCCACCCACCTGAGCCCAGCCTTCCAGGCCGCTCCTCACCTCTACCCCAGTCTGGCGTGACCCCAGCCTCAGCCTCTTTCTAAGGAACTTCCTCAgcacatttgtatttttatatccgACTCTTTGTTTACTGGCTCCCCTCATGGTTCCCCTCACTGTCTCGGCTACACTCTTCTGCGCCTGGCAGATAGGACGGGTGTTGAGGCTGGGATGGGATAAGCCCCCAACATGGAAACCAATCACATGGCCAGTCTGCCCCGGCCTGACCCCAGGCAGCTCTCTGGCAGACACCTCTCCTCAAGGTACCACCTTCTAAGGGCCCAGGTCTGATTTTACCTTGGACCCCTGAGTCCTGCCGCTGGAAACCTAAACGGGGACTGCTCTGTACCTTTGGATGACACCTGTGGCCCTGGAGATGTTCCCAACCCAGGGGTTTCCTTTGTAAACGTTCCCCCATTCTCACTGTACCAGGAGTGTGTGAATAAACACAgacctccctgtgtgtgtgtggccgCTGCTTTGGTCTGCTCAGGAGCCAGGCCAAAATGGCTCCAATCCCTttgggggcagaggggaggggtgggcaggtaCTTGGGAATCTCAGGTGCATGTTGCTGCCAGGAAAGGGTTGCCAAGTAAACACAGGCAGGCCAGCCTGGCCTGAGAACATCATTACAATGTAGCCTCCTTGGGTAAATACACAAGCTAAGCAGGATAGGTCACCAGagttggggctggagctggggtcaGAAGCATAAAGCAATCTAGCTTTGAAGTCTGCAGCCTCCTGTGGAAAAATCCAGGTTGAATGGGGGTCAGTTACAGGCCCTAAGGATGCAAGTCCCTGAGTCTGGCTGGCATGCAGAGGGGTTGTGCTGAGCTTGTCCCAGTGGATGAATCACTGGTGGTTCATTATGGTGGAGGAGGAAGTTGGAGAACCCAGGAGAGATCTGAGGAAcccaagaaaaaagctggaaaccTGAGATTTGAGATCTAGTTTGACCTAGGCTATACTGTTTCATGTGGGGTTGCTCCCATCAGTTCTATCTAGGCATGAGTCCTCTGGGATGTGAGCACCTTGGGATGCAACCCTAAGCTCTGAGTCAAGAATTCCAACTACTTGAGGAGCCCAGGGCAGAAAGGCAGAGAGGGCTGGAAGACCATGCTTCTGGCCTCACAGCTGAATGGCACTGAGGAAGTCCTCATGATCTGAGTCCTGGAGGAAGCAGGGTGGGCTGGGAGGTCTGGGGGGTGAGAGGATTTGGGCCCCAAGGGCCAGCTGAGCCACACTGAGCTCTTTGCCCTTGTGCATGAGGTAGAGATGGAAGTGGAAACCGCTGCCATAGGTTGCATGCCTCAGGGACCAGCCATAACGGGCTTGGGCGTAGTGTCTGGTCCGAAAGTGGGGGGCAGCAGAGGTCAGTGAGATGAACCGGCCCCCAGGGACCAGCACCCGGCTCACCTGCAAAGCAGACAGAGAAGCCATTGGTGAGAAGTCCATCTCCAGGTTCTCAAAGGTCAGTATTGCCCCAGATGCCCTCCCAGGTCGTATACTACATTCAGTAGCTTAGGGCTTTCTATGACAAAAGAGTGAGActccttctctgcctctggtCATTCCATGGGGGTAGAGCTATATTCTAGACAGCTAGGagcatgggagtgatgtcagggGTAGGGGGCACTGCTTTCCTGCCAACCGCTCACCCTCCCAGTCTGTGTTACCTATCTGGAACTTGGCTGCTACCTCATCCCTATGGCAACCCAGTAGCCAATCATCAGCCTCTGGGAGCCTGGCCACTCCAGCCCTCTATAATCTCCACCCAGCTTAACCCTCCCCTTCCTTCAGGTAACCACAGTCTTGAGGGTGATGCACCACCTACTCCAAATCATGTCTCCTTCCGGCTTCTGAGTTCTTCCAATCTCCTGAAGCCTCAACCCCTCATCCCCAACTCTTGGTCTGCCCTCGTCTCTGGTTGCTCCCTCACCTCACTCAGCACCTGGTCCACAGTGTGGACACCTTCAGAGGACACGGTCCAGGGATCCTGCTCTCCAGCCAACAGGGCATCCAGCGTGCCCTTCTCCAGCACCACGTCGAAGGAGCCACTGGGGAAGCCCAGCGCCCGCACATCCATGATCTCCCAGCGCAGGTTCGGCACATGGGCATAGCGAGCCTGCATCGCAGCCACCACTACTGATGAGTAATCCACACTGGTCACATCAGGGAAGCCCCCAAGGTACAGCTCGTAGCTCAGGGCACTGTTCCCACAGCCTGGGTGGGAAGGGGTGGGTGGCAAAAGGGCTAGGTTAGCTTTTGTTCTCACCTCCCTGATTATCCATCCACTCTCGCCCCAATTCCTCTCAGCCCATACCCTCCCATACTGAGGGAGAAGCAGCATGGTACAGACAAGAGCACGAGCCTTGCTGTCATACAGACCTGGGCACATATCTTGGCTCTGTCATTCCTAGCTGTGTGGACTAGGGCAGATTGCTTACACACTAGGAACTTGGATTTCCTattcagaaaaatgaagagaacaatACCTAGCCTACATGCAGGATGTAATAcactaaatttaaaaactaaaacagcTGGAGAGTAGCTGAAGGAGCTCTGAACTTAGGAGTTCAAAGATCTGGGTTCTATCCCTAGTCACACGGCCATGGCAAGTCATTCaactctgagcctcggtttcctcaaacTCAGAATGCAGATAATATTGGCATCATTAGGACCATAATATTATTATTAGGATAATATTAGTATTATCCTAGACCCTAACCTCTCAGGGAACCTCTGATGACATCAGCCCGGGAAAGACTTCATGTTAGGGGTTATTATCCTACTTTGGTGTCCCAGGCAGAGTTAACAAGTGAAGAGGAAACTAGTTGGGGACACACAGTGGAGCTGATCCCTTATAATTCCTTAATGTATGTATTGAGCACTACATATTGGGTTCTGCTGATGAAGaagagtccctgccctcaaggagctcctgCTCTGGTGGGAGGACAGATGTATAATCAGGCAATTGCCACATAATGCAATGAGTGTTTCAATAGGGACAGGCTGCAGAAGCACATAGGATGGTCCTATCCCCACTTTAGGTGGGTCAGCCAAGGGTTTCAGGGAAGCTGACAACCAGTCAGAATCTTGAAGAATTGTAACACTCTGGTGGGAAGTGCCTGGAAAGCAGTTCCAAAGAGAGCAGGGTCAGGTGAGAGAAGAGGTGGAGGTTAGAGGAGTGGATGAGGATCCATAGCCAAGACGGCATGGCTTCCTTTGAAGATATGTTGGCCTCTTCCAGGCCCTCTCCTGGTCAGTCTCAGGCTAAGAACAGGGCAGGATGACAGCTCTTGGTGGCTCCACGTGGGGATTCCCAGCTCTTGGGGTGAGATTGCCTTTAATCCTCATTTGCCTCCTAAGAGGATCACAGGATCAGCTGTTGGGATAGCCCTAATCTAGCAGGGCTTGGCACCCAGACAGGGCACTCAGAGACTGCTGGCTGGTCCTCTACTGCCCCTTCTTGTGTGCCTCCTCAGGCCCTGGGGCTCAGGGAGAGTACCATCTCGCCTGGAAAACCCAATGCATCATTCCCCACACTGGAACCACAGCAAGCTCTAGTAGATACACCACATGGGATGGGAGGTGAGGGTGTCTGAACAAGAGGCCCTAACTCAGTTCAGGCTGAAATCCCCCTGGGTTTTCTCGCCTACAATCCCTTCACCACCCCACATCTGACCTCATATGCCAGCAGAACTCTGCCCAACTGTGGACAGACCcacatttccttcctttgttccccTTGGTACTGGAATGGCATCTTCCAAGAGAACTTTATCAAAGATGAAGGGAGAACAAAACTTGACCACAGGGACAGTCCTGCTTACAAAGCAGTGATTTCTGATCCTGCTGCCTCAGTGACTTAGTGCCTCTTAGTAACTAAGATAGGGCTTGGGAAGGCTACTGCCTCCCTAGGTGGAGCCTTAGGGAAGCAGAGCCCTGGAGAATTGAGCCAGATCCAAGAACCTGTTACATGGAAGCCCAGAGCTATGTGGATGCTATCCCAACACCAAGAGACTAAG is part of the Diceros bicornis minor isolate mBicDic1 chromosome 15, mDicBic1.mat.cur, whole genome shotgun sequence genome and harbors:
- the CAMK2N2 gene encoding calcium/calmodulin-dependent protein kinase II inhibitor 2; this encodes MSEILPYSEDKMGRFGTDPEGSDLSFSCRLQDTNSFFAGNQAKRPPKLGQIGRAKRVVIEDDRIDDVLKGMGEKPPSGV
- the ECE2 gene encoding endothelin-converting enzyme 2 isoform X4, with protein sequence MASPGVPAPQPELPEHNCGYREVQYWDQRYRGAADSAPYEWFGDFSSFRALLESELRPEDRILVLGCGNSALSYELYLGGFPDVTSVDYSSVVVAAMQARYAHVPNLRWEIMDVRALGFPSGSFDVVLEKGTLDALLAGEQDPWTVSSEGVHTVDQVLSEVSRVLVPGGRFISLTSAAPHFRTRHYAQARYGWSLRHATYGSGFHFHLYLMHKGKELSVAQLALGAQILSPPRPPSPPCFLQDSDHEDFLSAIQL